The Hyalangium gracile genome has a window encoding:
- the cysC gene encoding adenylyl-sulfate kinase, with product MSKQPSPTSPAGQDAGDAEAGTSDGAERRTGFILWLTGMSGAGKSTLSRAVREHLEPLLPVEILDGDEVRKHLSRGLGFSREDRVENVRRIGYVARLLARHRVAVIVAAISPYRDSRDEMRQLSTGTGIPFVEVYAWASLEALIRRDVKGLYKKALAGELPHFTGISDPYEPPESPEVIVRTDEETVEAGRERILETLRAWGLIARTRREH from the coding sequence GTGAGCAAGCAGCCATCCCCTACCAGCCCCGCGGGCCAGGATGCAGGAGACGCGGAAGCCGGCACGAGCGATGGGGCCGAGCGCCGGACGGGCTTCATCCTCTGGCTGACCGGCATGTCCGGCGCGGGCAAGAGCACGCTGTCGCGCGCCGTCCGGGAGCACCTGGAGCCGCTCCTGCCGGTGGAGATCCTCGACGGGGATGAGGTGCGCAAGCACCTGTCGCGCGGGCTCGGCTTCTCGCGAGAGGACCGCGTGGAGAACGTGCGGCGCATCGGCTACGTGGCGCGGCTGCTGGCACGGCACCGCGTGGCGGTGATCGTCGCGGCCATCTCGCCGTACCGGGACTCGCGCGATGAAATGCGTCAGCTCTCCACCGGGACCGGCATCCCGTTCGTGGAGGTGTACGCATGGGCGAGCCTGGAGGCCCTCATCCGCCGCGACGTGAAGGGGCTCTACAAGAAGGCCCTGGCCGGAGAGCTCCCGCACTTCACCGGCATCTCGGACCCTTACGAGCCACCCGAGTCCCCCGAAGTCATCGTGCGTACGGATGAGGAGACGGTGGAGGCAGGGCGCGAGCGCATCCTGGAGACCCTGCGCGCCTGGGGGCTCATCGCACGGACTCGACGCGAACATTGA
- a CDS encoding TauD/TfdA dioxygenase family protein produces MMISTETIVPREAAIELSSQPVQPFGLLVEANGTGADLRELPASLLRQWTQKHGVVILRGFSALPKEEMVGYARTWGELLTWDFGEVLELVIHERPRNYLFTPGNVPLHWDGAFARVVPRFQFFQCRKAPRPGAGGETIFSHTPTVWRRATAAQREEWSKVVITYTTEKVAHYGGQVTVPLVSRHPDTGATTLRFAEELNDESVKLNPLFIEIAGIPAERREGFLQELRQALYDPRACYVHAWRDGDMLLADNHAQLHGRNAFQADSPRHLQRIHIL; encoded by the coding sequence ATGATGATCAGCACGGAAACCATCGTCCCGCGCGAGGCCGCCATCGAGCTGTCGAGCCAACCCGTCCAACCCTTCGGGCTCCTCGTGGAGGCCAATGGCACGGGGGCGGACCTGCGCGAACTGCCGGCGTCCCTGCTGCGCCAGTGGACCCAGAAGCACGGCGTCGTCATCCTGCGCGGCTTCTCGGCGCTCCCCAAGGAGGAGATGGTCGGGTACGCCCGCACCTGGGGCGAGCTGCTCACCTGGGACTTCGGTGAGGTATTGGAGCTCGTCATCCACGAGCGGCCGCGGAACTACCTGTTCACGCCAGGCAACGTCCCTCTGCACTGGGATGGCGCCTTCGCCCGGGTGGTGCCGCGCTTCCAGTTCTTCCAGTGCCGCAAGGCCCCCCGGCCCGGCGCGGGTGGCGAGACGATCTTCAGCCACACCCCGACCGTCTGGCGGCGGGCCACCGCCGCGCAGCGCGAGGAGTGGAGCAAGGTCGTCATCACCTACACCACGGAGAAGGTGGCGCACTACGGCGGGCAGGTGACGGTGCCGCTGGTCTCGCGGCACCCGGATACCGGAGCCACCACCCTGCGGTTCGCCGAGGAGCTGAATGACGAGAGCGTGAAGCTCAACCCGCTCTTCATCGAGATCGCCGGCATCCCGGCCGAGCGGCGCGAGGGCTTCCTCCAGGAGCTGCGCCAGGCGCTGTATGACCCGCGGGCCTGCTACGTCCACGCCTGGCGCGACGGCGACATGCTGCTGGCGGACAACCACGCCCAGCTGCATGGGCGCAACGCGTTCCAGGCGGACTCACCCCGCCACCTCCAGCGGATCCACATCCTCTGA
- a CDS encoding L-tyrosine/L-tryptophan isonitrile synthase family protein yields MYSEIQTSDVSTISRQILGLLFQFRRISSGHGEACARTPCEQCFAPHLEQVKNVVARGEPIHFVLPAFPAKSPNLRKVLGPLPDMAERVALDFLQSLCEHIGHIYAPGARLTICSDGRVFSDIVGVRDADVTRYKHELIRMLEEIGGSAIHFFALEDLFGDIAFDEMRRQLTERYSTPLEELRWRVQNEPATQNLFNGIHRFMFEDQVVLRPDESRNKLREASKELAYKTIQRSNAWSSLVGEQFPSALRLSIHPQPLHSSKIGIHMVGTKDNWLTPWHGVVVDTGKGLMLVKRQEAERMNASLVMRKQRPSHFVAPTFIQELAS; encoded by the coding sequence ATGTACTCAGAGATCCAGACGAGCGACGTGTCCACCATCTCCAGGCAGATCCTCGGTCTGCTCTTCCAGTTCCGGCGCATCAGCTCCGGCCATGGCGAGGCATGCGCACGAACCCCGTGCGAGCAGTGCTTCGCGCCTCACCTCGAGCAGGTGAAGAACGTCGTGGCGCGCGGAGAGCCGATCCACTTCGTCCTCCCCGCCTTCCCGGCGAAGTCTCCCAACCTCCGCAAGGTGCTCGGGCCCCTGCCGGACATGGCGGAGCGGGTGGCGCTGGACTTCCTCCAGTCGCTCTGCGAGCACATCGGCCACATCTATGCGCCAGGGGCGCGCCTCACCATCTGCTCGGACGGGCGCGTCTTCAGCGACATCGTGGGCGTGCGAGACGCGGACGTCACCCGCTACAAGCACGAGCTGATCCGGATGCTGGAGGAGATCGGCGGCAGCGCGATCCACTTCTTCGCGCTGGAGGATCTCTTCGGAGACATCGCATTTGACGAGATGCGCCGGCAGCTGACCGAGCGCTATTCCACCCCGCTCGAGGAGCTGCGCTGGCGTGTCCAGAACGAGCCGGCCACGCAGAACCTCTTCAACGGCATCCACCGCTTCATGTTCGAGGATCAGGTCGTGCTGCGGCCGGACGAGAGCCGGAACAAGCTCCGCGAGGCGTCGAAGGAGCTCGCCTACAAGACCATCCAGCGCAGCAACGCGTGGAGCAGCCTGGTCGGCGAGCAGTTCCCCAGCGCGCTCCGGCTCTCCATCCACCCGCAGCCGCTGCACTCCTCGAAGATTGGCATCCACATGGTGGGAACGAAGGACAACTGGCTCACGCCCTGGCACGGGGTGGTGGTGGATACCGGCAAGGGCCTGATGCTCGTCAAGCGGCAGGAAGCCGAGCGCATGAACGCGTCGCTCGTCATGCGCAAGCAGCGCCCCAGCCACTTCGTGGCCCCCACCTTCATCCAGGAGCTGGCGTCATGA
- a CDS encoding FAD-dependent oxidoreductase encodes MSSTRTGKQAMGRAVVIGGSIAGLLSARVLSDSFEEVVLLERDPPPLGPEPRKGAPQGRHVHAILQTGLQVMAGFFPGLIQQVQREGGMIADTSRDVAWFHFGSWKPRYQSRVEGVMSTRPFMEWLIYRRVAALPNVKLRHGCSVDGLIEDADRTGIQGVRVKGPEGEETLQASLVVDASGRGTRAPRWLEELGYGRPEQEEVSINLAYTSRFYERPPDFKEDWRYVLLFARPPESWRSGMMCDVEDGRWQVSLNGYFGDHPPTDDEGFLEYARTLPTRTIYDAIKNARPLTPPIVHKYPASRWTHYERLPRLPEGFIVLGDAACSFNPIYAQGMTVSALGARLLAQCLAEQARSSPGQLRGLSTRFQRRLCKVISTPWRMSTFTDLRYPQTQGRRPFGLRLVQWSMVTLIDMASWNVRLCHQLFLVVHMQAKGKTLMNPGILFPFLAYALKSLFVGLPRRANVSPLPPARL; translated from the coding sequence ATGAGCAGCACTCGAACCGGAAAGCAGGCCATGGGCCGAGCCGTGGTCATTGGCGGCAGCATCGCAGGCCTGCTGAGCGCCAGGGTCCTCTCGGACTCTTTCGAGGAGGTGGTCCTCCTGGAGCGGGATCCTCCTCCTCTGGGGCCCGAGCCTCGCAAGGGCGCTCCGCAGGGGCGCCATGTCCACGCCATCCTCCAGACGGGACTGCAGGTGATGGCGGGGTTCTTCCCCGGTCTCATCCAGCAGGTGCAGCGCGAGGGCGGCATGATCGCCGACACCAGCCGTGACGTGGCCTGGTTCCACTTCGGCTCCTGGAAGCCGCGCTACCAGAGCCGGGTGGAGGGCGTCATGAGCACCCGCCCCTTCATGGAGTGGCTCATCTACCGGCGCGTCGCCGCGCTGCCGAACGTCAAGCTGCGGCACGGCTGCTCCGTGGACGGGCTCATCGAAGATGCCGATCGGACGGGCATCCAGGGCGTCCGGGTGAAGGGCCCCGAGGGAGAGGAGACGCTCCAGGCCTCGCTGGTCGTGGACGCGAGCGGCCGTGGAACCCGGGCGCCGCGGTGGCTGGAGGAGCTCGGCTATGGCAGGCCGGAGCAGGAGGAGGTCAGCATCAACCTGGCCTACACGAGCCGGTTCTATGAGCGCCCGCCGGACTTCAAGGAGGACTGGCGGTACGTGCTGCTGTTCGCCCGGCCTCCAGAGTCCTGGCGCTCGGGCATGATGTGCGACGTCGAGGACGGGCGGTGGCAGGTCAGCCTCAACGGCTACTTCGGTGACCACCCGCCCACCGATGACGAGGGGTTCCTGGAGTACGCGCGCACGCTGCCCACCCGGACCATCTACGACGCCATCAAGAACGCCCGGCCGCTGACGCCGCCCATCGTGCACAAGTACCCCGCGAGCCGGTGGACCCACTATGAGCGGCTGCCACGGCTCCCGGAGGGCTTCATCGTCCTCGGCGATGCGGCCTGCTCCTTCAATCCCATCTACGCCCAGGGGATGACGGTCAGCGCCCTGGGCGCGCGGCTGCTCGCGCAGTGCCTCGCCGAGCAGGCTCGCTCCTCACCGGGACAGCTGCGAGGGCTGTCGACCCGCTTCCAGCGACGCCTGTGCAAGGTCATCTCCACGCCCTGGCGGATGTCCACCTTCACGGACCTGCGCTACCCGCAGACCCAGGGGCGGCGTCCCTTCGGGCTGAGGCTGGTGCAGTGGAGCATGGTCACGCTCATCGACATGGCCTCCTGGAACGTGCGGCTCTGCCACCAGCTCTTCCTGGTCGTGCACATGCAGGCCAAGGGGAAGACGCTCATGAATCCGGGCATCCTCTTCCCGTTCCTCGCCTATGCGCTGAAGAGCCTGTTCGTGGGGCTGCCGCGGAGGGCCAACGTGAGCCCCCTGCCGCCCGCCCGGCTCTGA
- a CDS encoding aromatic prenyltransferase, which translates to MELIDTQSFEEEQFITDMRQLTRGLGAGFKEDTIRAALKAFRTEFHERPVQFKATTKPGDGLYYRILDSEPINRTAVAREAGLVGPEHPQLLTLQSQILDTCPGSFSAGLDFDAGFGMAKAWSFTGCTPIERLCQRVPSLPDSVRNAQGLLRHFGLDTTYFVSSDFQHHTTNVYFGWDMELRTEQWLQSFAHAMGSVTPSSEVCYDILATQANYGCVALTFSWQQDKPLRWCTYAPEIPYDAPNPEIHLPALGRRLEVLHHAPTLNANPQYILAWAFSPNRAYVKLERGYARDVSYFLRVKMQVDIDRDKTRSIVLPRLKQAV; encoded by the coding sequence ATGGAACTCATCGACACCCAATCCTTTGAAGAAGAGCAGTTCATCACGGACATGCGCCAGCTCACCCGAGGCCTCGGAGCGGGCTTCAAGGAGGACACGATCCGAGCAGCGCTGAAGGCGTTCAGGACGGAGTTCCACGAGCGCCCCGTCCAGTTCAAGGCCACCACCAAGCCCGGGGATGGCCTGTACTACCGCATCCTCGATTCGGAGCCGATCAACCGCACGGCCGTGGCGCGGGAGGCCGGACTAGTGGGACCCGAGCATCCTCAGCTGCTCACCCTGCAGAGCCAGATCCTGGACACCTGCCCGGGGAGCTTCAGCGCCGGGCTCGACTTCGACGCCGGCTTCGGGATGGCCAAGGCCTGGTCCTTCACCGGCTGCACGCCCATCGAGCGCCTCTGCCAGCGGGTGCCGTCCCTGCCTGACAGCGTGCGGAACGCGCAGGGGCTGCTGCGGCACTTCGGGCTCGACACCACGTACTTCGTCTCCTCGGACTTCCAGCACCACACCACGAACGTGTACTTCGGCTGGGACATGGAGCTGCGGACGGAGCAGTGGCTCCAGTCGTTCGCCCATGCCATGGGCTCGGTGACGCCCTCGTCGGAGGTCTGCTACGACATCCTCGCGACGCAGGCCAACTATGGGTGCGTCGCGCTCACGTTCTCGTGGCAGCAGGACAAGCCGCTCCGGTGGTGCACCTACGCGCCCGAGATTCCCTACGACGCGCCGAACCCGGAGATCCACCTACCCGCCCTGGGCCGCCGGCTCGAGGTGCTGCACCACGCGCCCACGCTGAACGCCAACCCGCAGTACATCCTCGCCTGGGCGTTCTCTCCGAATCGGGCGTACGTCAAGCTGGAGCGGGGCTACGCGCGGGACGTCAGCTACTTCCTGCGCGTCAAGATGCAGGTCGACATCGATCGGGACAAGACGCGCTCCATCGTGCTCCCACGGCTGAAGCAGGCCGTGTGA
- a CDS encoding FAD-binding protein, which yields MESTSLEWQGPSRDPVPGLDGVLVSSEPELRGAADDFGHVVSRRPSAVLRPGSVDDIARTVQFARRHGVKIGPRGRAHAMYGHAQVQAGIVIDMGSLSEIHSMGEDRVDVDAGISWSELVARTLPQGLTPPILTDYLNLSVGGTLSMGGVSGASFRHGVQVDNVLELHVVTGEGRRVTCSPTLHRELFEATLAGMGQCGIIVRATLRLLPAPTHVRVFDLGYADPAQQLQDELRAIEDGRFDYVVGCIVPMGGQWMYRMLGIAYYTPPARPEDARLLEGLSYQRGSEQIMDCTYFEFLNRLVPPLAEVERLGLLAHPHPWCDLLVPASRLEEFLGQVLQEVAHAELSPYFPILLYPFKRDRLTRPLFRVPEEDTFFLVDILRTASPETVDAARMVAHNRQLFERNRSWGGTHYAISAIPLSHEDWRRHYGSVWEGFAAAKRRYDPDNVLTPGPGIFGPGALQ from the coding sequence ATGGAGAGTACGTCTTTGGAGTGGCAGGGCCCGAGCCGCGATCCCGTGCCCGGGTTGGATGGGGTGTTGGTTTCCTCCGAGCCGGAGCTGCGAGGCGCGGCGGATGACTTCGGGCACGTGGTGAGCCGCCGGCCCTCGGCGGTGCTCCGGCCTGGCTCCGTCGACGACATCGCCCGGACGGTCCAGTTCGCCCGTAGGCATGGAGTGAAGATCGGCCCGCGCGGCCGGGCTCACGCCATGTACGGACACGCCCAGGTGCAGGCGGGCATCGTCATCGACATGGGCTCGCTCTCGGAGATCCACTCGATGGGGGAGGATCGGGTCGACGTGGACGCCGGCATCTCGTGGAGCGAGCTGGTGGCACGGACCCTCCCTCAGGGCCTGACTCCGCCGATCCTCACCGACTACCTGAACCTGTCCGTGGGCGGGACGCTGTCGATGGGCGGGGTGAGCGGCGCGAGCTTCCGGCACGGCGTCCAGGTGGACAACGTGCTGGAGCTCCATGTCGTCACAGGCGAGGGCCGGCGGGTGACCTGCTCTCCCACGCTCCATCGGGAGCTGTTCGAGGCCACGCTGGCGGGCATGGGGCAGTGCGGCATCATCGTCCGCGCCACCTTGCGGTTGCTGCCTGCTCCGACTCACGTCCGCGTCTTCGATCTCGGCTATGCCGATCCGGCCCAGCAGCTCCAGGACGAGCTCCGGGCGATCGAGGACGGGCGCTTCGACTACGTGGTCGGCTGCATCGTTCCCATGGGAGGACAGTGGATGTACCGGATGCTGGGGATCGCGTACTACACGCCCCCCGCGCGGCCGGAGGATGCTCGGCTGCTGGAGGGCCTCTCGTACCAGCGGGGCTCGGAGCAGATCATGGACTGCACGTACTTCGAGTTCCTGAACCGGCTCGTGCCTCCGCTCGCCGAGGTCGAGCGGCTCGGACTGCTCGCCCATCCGCATCCGTGGTGCGATCTGCTGGTGCCGGCTTCGAGGCTCGAGGAGTTCCTCGGCCAGGTGCTCCAGGAGGTCGCTCACGCGGAGCTGTCTCCCTACTTCCCGATCCTGCTGTATCCGTTCAAGCGGGACCGCCTCACCCGGCCGCTGTTCCGCGTCCCGGAGGAGGACACCTTCTTCCTGGTCGACATCCTGCGGACCGCGTCTCCGGAGACGGTGGATGCCGCTCGGATGGTTGCCCACAACCGCCAGCTCTTCGAGCGCAACCGCTCCTGGGGTGGGACGCACTACGCGATCAGCGCCATTCCGCTCTCTCACGAGGACTGGCGCCGTCATTACGGCTCCGTCTGGGAAGGCTTCGCGGCCGCCAAGCGCCGCTACGATCCGGACAACGTGCTGACGCCTGGCCCCGGCATCTTTGGCCCCGGCGCTCTTCAGTGA
- a CDS encoding hydroxymethylglutaryl-CoA reductase, degradative — protein sequence MTSRLAGFHKLSRRERLEKLQRMLQLTDEDSELLQDSPGLPAELADRMIENMVGVFSLPMGLGLNLSVNGRDHLVPMAVEEPSVVAAVSFASKIVREAGGFQAEADPSIMIGQVQVAHYGDPTEASNRILAAREELLALANSFHPTMVRRGGGARDLAVRVLPAPEGPSGEPLLIVHLHIDCLEAMGANLTNTMVEGIAPLIERLTGGKVYLRILSNLADQRLARASCRIPVELLTDGHRPGLALAEGIVQASRFAQADPYRAATHNKGIMNGIDPVAIATGQDWRAIEAGAHAFACRDGRYRPLSTWALQEGSLVGSIELPLALGMVGGRVNVHPGVKLALRLLRATSVREMAQVFAAVGLAQNLAALRVLGSEGIQKGHMALHARGLTERQVEAQAASSSLKQSA from the coding sequence GTGACGTCCCGGCTGGCCGGCTTCCACAAGCTGTCGCGGCGGGAGCGCCTGGAGAAGCTCCAGCGGATGCTCCAGCTCACCGATGAGGACTCCGAGCTGCTCCAGGACTCCCCCGGGCTCCCGGCGGAGCTGGCGGACCGGATGATCGAGAACATGGTGGGCGTCTTCTCCCTGCCGATGGGGCTGGGGCTCAACCTCTCCGTCAACGGGCGCGACCACCTGGTACCCATGGCGGTGGAGGAGCCGTCCGTGGTCGCGGCCGTCTCGTTCGCCTCCAAGATCGTGCGAGAGGCTGGCGGCTTCCAGGCCGAAGCCGACCCCTCCATCATGATCGGCCAGGTGCAGGTGGCGCACTACGGCGATCCCACCGAGGCCTCGAACCGCATCCTGGCGGCGAGGGAGGAGCTCCTGGCGCTGGCCAACAGCTTCCATCCCACCATGGTGCGCCGGGGCGGCGGAGCCCGGGATCTGGCGGTGCGCGTGCTCCCGGCTCCCGAAGGCCCGAGCGGAGAGCCGCTGCTCATCGTCCACCTCCACATCGACTGCCTGGAGGCCATGGGCGCCAACCTGACGAACACGATGGTGGAGGGGATCGCCCCGCTCATCGAGCGGCTCACCGGAGGCAAGGTGTATCTGCGCATCCTCTCCAACCTGGCGGATCAACGCCTGGCGCGAGCCTCCTGCCGGATCCCCGTGGAGCTGCTGACGGATGGCCATCGACCGGGCCTGGCCCTGGCCGAGGGCATCGTCCAGGCCAGCCGCTTCGCCCAGGCCGATCCCTACCGCGCCGCCACACACAACAAGGGCATCATGAATGGCATCGACCCGGTGGCCATCGCCACCGGGCAGGACTGGCGGGCCATCGAGGCCGGGGCGCATGCGTTTGCCTGCCGCGATGGGCGCTACCGGCCGCTGTCCACCTGGGCGCTGCAGGAGGGCTCCCTGGTGGGAAGCATCGAGCTGCCGCTGGCGCTGGGAATGGTGGGCGGGCGCGTCAACGTGCACCCGGGAGTGAAGCTGGCGCTGAGGCTGCTGCGCGCCACCAGCGTGCGGGAGATGGCGCAGGTGTTCGCCGCGGTGGGACTGGCGCAGAACCTGGCGGCCCTCCGGGTCCTGGGCTCCGAGGGCATCCAGAAGGGCCACATGGCGCTGCATGCCCGCGGCCTGACGGAGCGACAGGTGGAAGCGCAGGCTGCGTCCTCCTCCCTGAAGCAGAGCGCCTGA
- a CDS encoding polyprenyl synthetase family protein — MAVMMMLESMDVEQGAVPSPFEADTYVASRKAQLEALLLARLVELPPSSPLLVRKALRYSLLAESERRRAVLCLAVAEAVSGARVPPRVVEDAACALELIQTCSQIHEDLRAMDDRALSRGRPSSSRAFGETLATQAGDALILEAFRLLSSGPEPVRARLSRELAMGTGLMGMVSRQVPDLVNDRDARLAYLLQVHSMKTGGFIRASCRMGALAAGADEDTLARVDVYGDAVGLAFLIGDDLRARASDATAETETVAGRITFASVLGLKTSRALAVRKVAEAIAAIEPLEGPDGPLAAIARDALDPLHPEQVQ, encoded by the coding sequence ATGGCGGTGATGATGATGCTCGAGTCGATGGATGTGGAACAGGGTGCGGTCCCCTCCCCCTTCGAAGCAGACACCTACGTGGCGTCGCGGAAGGCGCAGCTGGAAGCGCTTCTGCTCGCCCGTCTGGTCGAACTCCCCCCCAGCTCGCCGCTCCTCGTCAGGAAGGCGTTGCGCTACTCGCTGCTGGCCGAGAGCGAGCGAAGACGGGCGGTGCTGTGCCTGGCTGTCGCGGAGGCCGTGAGCGGCGCGCGCGTGCCCCCTCGGGTGGTGGAGGACGCCGCATGCGCGCTCGAGCTCATCCAGACCTGCTCGCAGATCCACGAAGACCTGCGGGCCATGGACGACAGAGCCCTGAGCCGCGGACGGCCCTCTTCCTCGAGAGCCTTCGGCGAGACCCTGGCCACCCAAGCGGGCGACGCTCTGATCCTCGAAGCCTTCCGTCTGCTCTCGAGCGGACCGGAGCCAGTGCGCGCCCGGCTCTCCCGGGAGCTGGCCATGGGCACGGGCCTGATGGGCATGGTGAGCAGGCAGGTGCCCGACCTCGTCAACGACCGTGACGCCCGCCTGGCCTACCTGCTGCAGGTGCACTCGATGAAGACCGGCGGCTTCATCCGCGCCTCGTGCCGCATGGGAGCGCTCGCCGCGGGAGCGGACGAGGACACCCTGGCGCGCGTGGATGTCTACGGAGACGCCGTGGGGCTCGCCTTCCTGATCGGCGACGACCTGCGGGCCAGGGCGAGCGACGCGACCGCTGAGACGGAGACCGTCGCCGGCCGTATCACCTTCGCCTCCGTGCTGGGTCTGAAGACCTCGAGAGCCCTCGCGGTCCGGAAGGTGGCCGAAGCGATCGCCGCCATCGAGCCACTCGAGGGACCAGACGGCCCCCTGGCCGCGATCGCTCGTGACGCATTGGATCCCCTACACCCGGAGCAAGTGCAATGA
- a CDS encoding ester cyclase, with product MTPEQNKALVVRLFEELLNQRNVSRVSEFLSPGFERHDIGQLFPDRVGAEGTKDHVAMLLAGIPDIRMDLIDVFAEGDRVCARYVAHGTHTGELFGRPGTGNPVRWEGINIYRLVDGKIAETWQLADNLRLLRQIGVLPAA from the coding sequence GTGACCCCGGAACAGAACAAGGCACTCGTGGTGAGGCTGTTCGAAGAGCTGCTCAACCAGCGCAATGTCTCTCGGGTCTCCGAGTTCCTGAGCCCTGGCTTCGAGCGTCATGACATCGGCCAGCTGTTCCCGGATCGCGTCGGGGCCGAGGGCACCAAGGATCATGTCGCGATGCTGCTGGCCGGGATCCCGGACATCCGCATGGATCTCATCGACGTGTTCGCGGAGGGAGATCGGGTGTGTGCGCGCTATGTGGCGCATGGCACCCACACGGGAGAGCTGTTCGGGCGGCCTGGCACGGGCAATCCCGTGCGCTGGGAGGGCATCAACATCTACCGCCTGGTCGACGGGAAGATCGCCGAGACATGGCAGCTCGCCGACAACCTCCGGTTGCTGCGGCAGATCGGCGTACTGCCAGCTGCCTGA
- a CDS encoding microviridin/marinostatin family tricyclic proteinase inhibitor, with translation MKKTAADKAQQKGKKPFFARLLEAQDLEQASGGTTFQTKKYPSDSDEFFTMKYPSDSDEDFSK, from the coding sequence ATGAAGAAGACCGCAGCGGACAAGGCACAGCAGAAGGGAAAGAAGCCGTTCTTCGCGCGCTTGCTGGAGGCGCAGGACCTGGAGCAGGCGTCGGGAGGCACCACCTTCCAGACCAAGAAGTACCCCTCGGACTCGGATGAGTTCTTCACGATGAAGTACCCCTCGGACTCGGACGAGGACTTCTCCAAGTAG
- a CDS encoding MvdC/MvdD family ATP grasp protein, whose protein sequence is MLPARDIVLLVTHSRDHFTVDRVAQEVSRRGAHPLRVDTDGFPSELELTTEMDGDSGGVTLRTATQEIPGEAIRAAWLRRLGLPRIAEDMEPVWREGCVRESQAAIEGFLGGLEAAGCRFINPLEAGRAATHKLQQLRLARSLGLEVPRTLVTNEPARVRSFFEQVERRMVAKMLTPLSQSMEGDQPFVYTSAIGPEHLEELDGLSQSPMVFQERIDKARELRVIVVGHQCFVGAIDASGSAAGQVDWRRAGRGECGWAPGELPADVAARLQRLVASLGLVYGAADLIVTPDGRHVFLEVNPGGEWGMLERDLGLPIAAALADALVVEDGLPRQPAPESP, encoded by the coding sequence ATGCTCCCCGCTCGCGACATCGTCCTGCTCGTCACCCACAGCCGGGACCACTTCACGGTGGACCGGGTCGCGCAGGAGGTGTCGCGGCGGGGAGCACATCCGCTGCGCGTCGACACCGATGGCTTTCCCTCCGAACTCGAGCTGACGACCGAGATGGATGGCGACAGCGGTGGGGTGACGCTGCGCACCGCCACCCAGGAGATTCCGGGCGAGGCCATCCGCGCCGCGTGGTTGCGGCGGCTGGGGCTCCCTCGGATCGCCGAGGACATGGAGCCCGTCTGGCGCGAAGGCTGCGTGCGCGAGTCGCAGGCGGCGATCGAGGGATTTCTCGGGGGGCTGGAGGCCGCCGGCTGCCGCTTCATCAACCCGCTCGAAGCCGGGCGCGCCGCCACCCACAAGCTGCAGCAGCTCCGCCTGGCTCGCTCGCTGGGCCTCGAGGTACCACGCACGCTGGTGACCAATGAGCCGGCCCGCGTGCGCTCCTTCTTCGAGCAGGTCGAGCGCCGCATGGTCGCCAAGATGCTGACGCCCCTGAGCCAGTCCATGGAGGGAGACCAGCCCTTCGTCTACACGAGCGCCATCGGCCCCGAGCACCTCGAGGAGCTCGACGGTCTGAGCCAGAGCCCCATGGTGTTCCAGGAGCGCATCGACAAGGCCCGCGAGCTGCGGGTCATCGTCGTAGGCCACCAGTGCTTCGTGGGCGCCATCGATGCCTCGGGCTCGGCGGCGGGCCAGGTGGACTGGAGGCGGGCCGGGCGCGGGGAGTGTGGTTGGGCGCCGGGTGAGCTGCCAGCGGACGTGGCCGCTCGGCTGCAGCGCCTGGTGGCGAGCCTGGGGCTCGTGTACGGCGCCGCGGATCTGATCGTCACACCCGACGGGAGGCACGTCTTCCTCGAGGTGAACCCTGGGGGTGAGTGGGGAATGCTCGAGCGCGATCTCGGCCTGCCCATTGCCGCGGCCCTGGCCGATGCGCTCGTCGTCGAAGACGGCCTCCCCCGACAGCCTGCTCCGGAGAGCCCATGA